A genomic stretch from Bosea sp. F3-2 includes:
- a CDS encoding cold-shock protein, giving the protein MNKGTVKWFNSTKGYGFITPENGGQDVFVHISAVERAGLRELRDGQVVSYELVADRKTGKTSAGNLVVA; this is encoded by the coding sequence ATGAACAAGGGCACCGTGAAGTGGTTCAACTCCACCAAGGGCTACGGCTTCATCACGCCTGAGAACGGCGGCCAGGACGTTTTCGTCCACATCAGCGCCGTCGAGCGCGCCGGCCTGCGCGAGCTGCGCGACGGCCAGGTCGTCTCCTATGAACTCGTTGCCGATCGCAAGACCGGCAAGACCTCGGCCGGCAACCTCGTCGTCGCCTGA
- a CDS encoding GFA family protein: MPIKLKGSCRCGAVHFSVESHAPVPYQLCYCSICRKTAGGGGFAINLSAEAETLKVEGEDAIGSFSAEIRDDDGTCERSEAQRRFCTICGTALWLFDPRWPDLLHPFASAIDSELPPAPEKTHVMLRFKAGWVDPDIAASDQSFAEYPEESIEEWHRKRGLWID, translated from the coding sequence ATGCCGATAAAGCTCAAAGGCTCATGCCGCTGCGGAGCGGTTCACTTCTCGGTCGAGAGCCATGCGCCCGTCCCCTATCAGCTCTGCTATTGCTCGATTTGCCGCAAGACCGCTGGCGGCGGTGGCTTCGCGATCAACCTATCGGCCGAGGCCGAGACGCTGAAGGTCGAGGGCGAAGACGCCATAGGCAGCTTCAGCGCCGAGATCCGCGACGATGACGGCACCTGCGAACGATCCGAGGCGCAGCGCCGCTTCTGCACGATCTGCGGGACCGCGCTGTGGCTGTTCGACCCACGCTGGCCGGATTTGCTGCATCCCTTCGCCTCGGCGATCGACAGCGAGCTGCCACCGGCTCCGGAGAAGACCCATGTCATGCTGCGCTTCAAGGCCGGCTGGGTCGATCCGGATATCGCAGCGAGCGATCAGAGCTTCGCAGAGTACCCGGAGGAATCGATCGAGGAATGGCATCGCAAACGCGGCCTCTGGATCGACTGA
- a CDS encoding HAD family hydrolase, producing the protein MSRLTTIGFDADDTLWQNEQFFRMTEDRFVALLGEHGEAAEISGRLLEAERRNLGFYGFGIKGFVLSMIETAIEITKGQVPAAVIGEILAAGREMAAHPVETLPHVHETLEALSGDYRLVLITKGDLFDQERKLAQSGLGDFFHAVEIVCDKKAPIYERIFSRHGDGAGRAMMVGNSLKSDILPALEAGAWAVHVPHELTWVLEHAEEPVGHGRYCAIPHLGPLRGLVAQLAR; encoded by the coding sequence ATGTCCCGACTGACCACCATCGGCTTCGATGCCGACGACACGCTCTGGCAGAACGAGCAGTTCTTCCGCATGACGGAAGACCGTTTCGTTGCGCTGCTCGGTGAACATGGCGAGGCGGCCGAGATTTCCGGCCGCTTGCTCGAAGCGGAGAGGCGCAACCTCGGCTTCTACGGCTTCGGCATCAAGGGCTTCGTGCTCTCGATGATCGAGACGGCGATCGAGATCACCAAAGGGCAGGTGCCGGCTGCCGTCATCGGCGAGATCCTCGCCGCTGGCCGCGAGATGGCGGCCCATCCGGTCGAGACCTTGCCGCATGTCCATGAGACGCTCGAAGCCCTGTCCGGCGACTACCGGCTCGTACTGATCACCAAGGGCGATCTCTTCGACCAGGAACGCAAGCTCGCCCAGTCCGGCCTTGGCGATTTCTTCCATGCGGTCGAGATCGTCTGCGACAAGAAGGCCCCCATCTACGAGCGCATTTTCTCTCGCCACGGCGACGGGGCGGGGCGGGCCATGATGGTCGGCAATTCGTTGAAGTCGGATATTTTGCCGGCGCTGGAGGCTGGCGCCTGGGCGGTTCATGTCCCGCATGAGCTGACCTGGGTGCTGGAACATGCGGAGGAGCCGGTGGGGCATGGGCGCTATTGCGCGATACCGCATCTTGGCCCTTTGCGTGGCCTCGTTGCGCAACTCGCGCGGTAG
- the ppdK gene encoding pyruvate, phosphate dikinase yields the protein MAGGKWVYTFGDGKAEGEAGMKNLLGGKGANLAEMSNLGLPVPPGFTITTDVCTAYYDNGKSFPADLDGQVKAALGGMARLTGKTFGDPANPLLVSVRSGARASMPGMMDTVLNLGLNDETVAAVAKASGDERFAWDSYRRFITMYSNVVLDVDHGLFEEALEDYKERKGLHLDTDLKADDWKVLVGKYKEIVKKELGSDFPQEPEKQLWGAVGAVFSSWMNARAIKYRELNSIPASWGTAVNVQSMVFGNMGDTSATGVAFTRNPSTGENALYGEFLINAQGEDVVAGIRTPQDITEAAKKEAGSDKPSMEKAMPEAYAELVRIYGILEKHYRDMQDMEFTIQEGKLWMLQTRSGKRTAKAALRIAVDLASEGLITQEEAVGRVEPSALDQLLHPTIDPKAERRVLTTGLPASPGAAAGEIVFNSDDAEAAKKAGKKVILVRVETSPEDIHGMHAAEGILTTRGGMTSHAAVVARGMGKPCVSGAGQIRVDYAKGTLAIGGTTLKAGDFLTIDGGNGQVLLGEVKMQKPELSGEFATLMGWADKVRRLKVRANAETPEDAKTAREFGAEGIGLCRTEHMFFDENRIQAVREMILAQDDKGRRAALAKLLPVQRQDFVQLFTIMSGLPVTIRLLDPPLHEFLPNGEKEIAEVAAALGVSSDALRQRAAELHEFNPMLGFRGCRLAVAFPEIAEMQARAIFEAAVIAARETGKPVIPEVMVPLVMGKPELDLVKGRIDAMAKAVIAESGTNIDYQVGTMIELPRAALRAAEIAESAEFFSFGTNDLTQTTLGISRDDASSFLGSYTAKGLLEADPFVTIDQDGVGELVKLAAERGRKTRSGIKLGICGEHGGDPASIGFCESVGLDYVSCSPFRVPIARLAAAQAALGAIKPKDG from the coding sequence ATGGCTGGTGGGAAGTGGGTCTACACTTTCGGCGACGGCAAGGCCGAAGGCGAGGCTGGGATGAAGAACCTGCTCGGCGGCAAGGGCGCGAACCTCGCCGAGATGAGCAATCTGGGCCTGCCGGTCCCGCCCGGCTTTACCATCACCACCGACGTCTGCACGGCGTATTACGACAACGGCAAGAGCTTCCCGGCCGATCTCGACGGGCAGGTCAAGGCCGCGCTCGGCGGCATGGCCAGGCTCACCGGAAAGACCTTCGGCGACCCCGCCAACCCGCTGCTCGTCTCCGTCCGCTCCGGCGCACGCGCCTCGATGCCGGGCATGATGGACACCGTCCTCAATCTCGGGCTCAACGACGAGACCGTCGCGGCGGTGGCGAAGGCCTCTGGCGACGAGCGCTTCGCCTGGGACAGCTATCGCCGCTTCATCACCATGTACTCCAACGTCGTGCTCGACGTGGATCACGGCCTCTTCGAGGAGGCGCTTGAGGACTACAAGGAGCGCAAGGGCCTCCACCTCGACACCGACCTCAAGGCCGACGACTGGAAGGTGCTGGTCGGCAAGTACAAGGAGATCGTCAAGAAGGAGCTCGGCTCCGACTTCCCGCAGGAGCCGGAAAAGCAGCTCTGGGGCGCTGTCGGCGCCGTCTTCTCCTCCTGGATGAACGCCCGCGCCATCAAGTATCGCGAGCTCAACAGCATTCCGGCCTCCTGGGGCACGGCGGTCAACGTCCAGTCGATGGTGTTCGGCAATATGGGCGACACCTCCGCGACCGGCGTGGCCTTCACCCGCAACCCTTCGACCGGCGAGAACGCGCTCTATGGCGAGTTCCTGATCAACGCCCAGGGCGAGGACGTCGTCGCCGGCATCCGTACGCCGCAGGACATCACCGAGGCGGCGAAGAAGGAGGCCGGCTCCGACAAGCCGTCGATGGAGAAGGCGATGCCGGAGGCCTATGCGGAGCTCGTCCGCATCTACGGCATCCTCGAGAAGCACTATCGCGACATGCAGGACATGGAGTTCACGATCCAGGAGGGCAAGCTCTGGATGCTGCAAACCCGGTCCGGCAAGCGCACCGCCAAGGCGGCGCTGCGCATCGCGGTCGATCTCGCCAGCGAGGGGCTGATCACGCAGGAGGAGGCGGTCGGCCGCGTCGAGCCTTCCGCCCTCGACCAGCTCTTGCACCCGACCATCGACCCCAAGGCCGAGCGCCGCGTGCTCACCACCGGCCTGCCGGCCTCGCCCGGCGCTGCCGCCGGCGAGATCGTCTTCAATTCGGACGATGCGGAAGCCGCCAAGAAGGCCGGCAAGAAGGTCATCCTCGTGCGCGTCGAGACGTCGCCTGAGGACATCCACGGCATGCATGCCGCCGAAGGCATCCTGACCACGCGCGGCGGCATGACCTCGCACGCGGCCGTCGTGGCACGCGGCATGGGTAAGCCCTGCGTCTCCGGCGCCGGCCAGATCCGCGTCGACTATGCCAAGGGCACGCTCGCGATCGGCGGCACGACGCTGAAGGCGGGCGATTTCCTCACCATCGACGGCGGCAACGGCCAGGTGCTGCTCGGCGAGGTCAAGATGCAGAAGCCGGAGCTCTCCGGCGAGTTCGCGACGCTGATGGGCTGGGCCGACAAGGTCCGCCGCCTCAAGGTCCGCGCCAATGCCGAGACGCCGGAAGACGCCAAGACCGCCCGCGAATTCGGCGCCGAGGGCATCGGGCTCTGCCGCACCGAGCACATGTTCTTCGATGAGAACCGCATTCAGGCGGTCCGCGAGATGATCCTCGCGCAGGACGATAAGGGCCGGCGCGCGGCGCTCGCCAAGCTGCTGCCGGTGCAGCGCCAGGACTTCGTCCAGCTCTTCACCATCATGAGCGGGTTGCCGGTCACGATCCGCCTGCTCGACCCGCCGCTGCACGAATTCCTGCCGAACGGCGAGAAGGAGATCGCCGAGGTCGCTGCGGCGCTCGGCGTCAGCTCCGATGCTTTGCGCCAGCGCGCGGCCGAACTGCACGAATTCAACCCGATGCTCGGCTTCCGCGGCTGCCGCCTGGCGGTGGCCTTCCCGGAAATCGCCGAGATGCAGGCCCGCGCCATCTTCGAGGCCGCCGTCATCGCCGCCAGGGAAACCGGCAAGCCGGTGATCCCCGAGGTGATGGTGCCGCTCGTGATGGGCAAGCCGGAGCTCGACCTGGTCAAGGGCCGCATCGACGCCATGGCCAAGGCCGTGATCGCGGAAAGCGGCACCAACATCGACTATCAGGTCGGCACCATGATCGAGCTGCCGCGTGCTGCGCTGCGCGCTGCCGAGATCGCCGAGAGCGCCGAGTTCTTCTCCTTCGGCACCAACGACCTGACGCAGACGACGCTCGGCATCAGCCGCGACGACGCCTCCTCCTTCCTTGGTTCCTACACCGCCAAGGGACTGCTGGAGGCCGATCCCTTCGTCACCATCGACCAGGATGGCGTCGGCGAACTGGTCAAGCTCGCCGCCGAGCGCGGCCGCAAGACCCGTTCCGGCATCAAGCTCGGCATCTGCGGCGAGCATGGCGGCGACCCGGCCTCGATTGGCTTCTGCGAGAGCGTCGGCCTCGACTACGTGTCCTGCTCGCCCTTCCGCGTGCCGATAGCCCGCCTCGCCGCCGCGCAGGCGGCGCTGGGTGCGATCAAGCCGAAGGATGGTTGA
- a CDS encoding YcgN family cysteine cluster protein, translating to MTLKQPKDEPFWRTTPLEAMSVEQWESLCDGCGRCCLVKLEDEDTGRIFATDVGCRLFDAGTCRCRDYPNRSLKVPDCVTLTPQDVRTLPWLPPTCAYRLVAEGQDLPWWHPLVSGDPETVVAAGVSVRGRVFASEDDVPEEEVAERIVNWPLRWPRAARGRAK from the coding sequence ATGACGCTGAAGCAGCCGAAAGACGAGCCGTTCTGGCGCACCACCCCGCTCGAAGCGATGTCAGTGGAGCAGTGGGAATCGCTGTGCGATGGCTGTGGCCGCTGTTGCCTCGTGAAGCTCGAGGACGAAGATACCGGCCGCATCTTCGCGACCGATGTCGGCTGTCGGTTGTTCGACGCTGGAACCTGCCGCTGCAGGGACTACCCGAACCGTTCGCTCAAGGTGCCGGACTGTGTGACGCTGACGCCGCAGGACGTGCGCACGCTCCCCTGGCTGCCGCCGACCTGTGCCTATCGCCTCGTCGCGGAAGGCCAGGATCTGCCCTGGTGGCATCCTCTCGTTTCCGGCGATCCCGAAACCGTGGTCGCGGCCGGCGTGTCCGTTCGCGGCCGGGTCTTCGCCTCGGAGGACGATGTGCCGGAGGAGGAGGTGGCCGAACGCATCGTCAATTGGCCGCTGCGCTGGCCGCGCGCCGCGCGAGGTCGCGCGAAATGA
- a CDS encoding PBP1A family penicillin-binding protein, whose protein sequence is MEFRKAGWKTRLKRYALAADSWLDASLWGAGRRAGEIYERIRSHADRLTVTGARRVAAEFASEGLNIGIVGSLILLMLSLPAFRIGSEEALKNQVLAVTFLDRYGAPIGHRGARHDDSLKLEEMPDHLLKAVLATEDRRFYDHFGIDVIGTFRALMVNTRASGVVQGGSSLTQQLAKNLFLNNERSLDRKIKEAFLALWLETRLTKNEILKLYLDRAYMGGGTFGVAAAAEYYFGKSVRDVSLAEAAMLAGLFKAPTKYAPHVNLPAARARANDVLNAMVDAGFMTAGQVDSAKRNPATPVDRKRDSSPDYYLDWAFDTVKELATDGKLGPDRVLLVKTPHDSAIQARADEAIETVLRQHGPAYRVKQAATVIMDPDGAVRAIVGGRDYGASQFNRATASQRQPGSSFKVYVYAAALSSGLYKPTTTVTDRPVCIGNWCPNNYGRSYAGSMPLTVALAKSINTIPVQMSIAIGRATGETHEARAAAIGRKKIVETARAMGLTTPLTDTVSLPIGAAEVTVIDQAAGYASLANGGKRAKPYAALEISNSQGEVIYRHDRDEPPPKQVLSAQVAQDMNFMLSKVPTEGTGRRAALDGVVTAGKTGTTNGYKDAWYVGYSGNLVGAVWFGNDNSAETANMTGGSLPAMTFKEIMQFAHQGLELKPIPGVPTTDPKALAVAKAGPAAPDAGPLPGPGAGHMPRQSFEVLSAVGSLFKTIERSRMAGKPVQVGIREVSGADTRLR, encoded by the coding sequence ATGGAGTTCAGGAAGGCAGGCTGGAAGACGCGGCTGAAGCGCTATGCGCTCGCCGCCGATTCATGGCTCGATGCCAGCCTGTGGGGCGCGGGGCGCCGCGCCGGAGAAATCTATGAGCGCATCCGCAGCCATGCCGACCGGCTGACTGTCACCGGCGCCAGGCGCGTCGCCGCCGAATTCGCAAGCGAAGGGCTGAATATCGGCATCGTCGGCTCGCTCATCCTGCTGATGCTCTCCCTACCCGCCTTCCGCATCGGCAGCGAGGAAGCGCTCAAGAACCAGGTCCTCGCCGTCACCTTCCTCGACCGCTACGGCGCGCCGATCGGCCATCGTGGGGCGCGTCACGACGATTCCCTCAAGCTGGAGGAGATGCCCGACCATCTGCTCAAGGCCGTGCTGGCGACCGAGGACCGCCGTTTCTACGACCATTTCGGCATCGATGTGATCGGCACCTTCCGGGCCTTGATGGTCAACACCCGGGCTTCGGGCGTGGTCCAGGGCGGTTCGTCATTGACCCAACAGCTCGCCAAGAACCTGTTCCTCAACAACGAGCGTTCGCTCGACCGCAAGATCAAGGAAGCCTTCCTGGCGCTGTGGCTGGAGACCCGGCTGACCAAGAATGAGATCCTCAAGCTCTATCTCGACCGCGCCTATATGGGCGGCGGCACCTTCGGCGTCGCGGCGGCGGCCGAATACTATTTCGGCAAGTCGGTGAGGGACGTTTCGCTGGCCGAGGCGGCGATGCTCGCCGGCCTGTTCAAGGCGCCGACGAAATATGCGCCGCATGTGAACCTGCCGGCCGCCCGCGCGCGCGCCAACGACGTGCTCAATGCCATGGTCGATGCCGGCTTCATGACCGCCGGCCAGGTCGACAGCGCCAAGCGCAACCCGGCCACACCGGTCGATCGCAAGCGCGATTCCAGCCCCGACTACTATCTCGACTGGGCCTTCGACACGGTGAAGGAACTGGCGACGGACGGCAAGCTCGGGCCCGATCGCGTGCTGCTGGTGAAGACGCCGCATGATTCCGCGATCCAGGCCCGCGCGGACGAAGCGATCGAGACGGTTCTGCGCCAGCATGGCCCGGCCTACCGCGTCAAGCAGGCCGCGACCGTCATCATGGACCCGGACGGGGCGGTGCGCGCGATCGTCGGCGGCCGGGACTATGGGGCCAGCCAGTTCAACCGCGCGACGGCGAGCCAGCGCCAGCCCGGCTCCTCCTTCAAGGTCTATGTCTACGCGGCGGCGCTCTCGTCCGGTCTCTACAAGCCCACCACCACCGTCACTGACCGCCCGGTCTGCATCGGCAACTGGTGCCCGAACAATTACGGCCGCTCCTACGCCGGCTCGATGCCGCTGACCGTCGCGCTGGCCAAGTCGATCAACACGATCCCGGTGCAGATGTCGATCGCCATCGGCCGCGCCACCGGCGAGACACACGAGGCGCGCGCGGCCGCGATCGGACGCAAGAAGATCGTCGAGACCGCCCGTGCCATGGGCCTGACCACGCCGCTGACCGACACCGTCTCGCTGCCGATCGGCGCGGCCGAGGTCACCGTCATCGACCAGGCGGCGGGCTATGCCTCCCTCGCCAATGGCGGCAAGCGGGCGAAGCCCTATGCCGCCCTCGAGATCAGCAACTCGCAGGGCGAGGTGATCTATCGCCATGACCGGGACGAGCCGCCGCCGAAGCAGGTGCTGAGCGCGCAGGTCGCACAGGACATGAACTTCATGCTCTCGAAAGTGCCGACCGAAGGCACCGGCCGCCGCGCGGCGCTGGACGGCGTCGTGACGGCCGGCAAGACCGGCACCACCAATGGCTACAAGGACGCCTGGTATGTCGGCTACTCCGGCAACCTCGTCGGGGCCGTCTGGTTCGGCAACGACAATTCGGCGGAGACCGCCAACATGACCGGCGGCTCGCTGCCGGCGATGACCTTCAAGGAGATCATGCAATTCGCCCATCAGGGGCTGGAGCTGAAGCCGATTCCGGGCGTGCCCACCACTGATCCGAAGGCTTTGGCCGTAGCCAAGGCCGGCCCGGCGGCGCCTGATGCGGGTCCGCTGCCGGGGCCGGGCGCCGGGCACATGCCGCGGCAATCCTTCGAGGTGCTGTCGGCGGTCGGCTCGCTGTTCAAGACGATCGAGCGGTCGCGCATGGCCGGCAAGCCTGTGCAGGTCGGCATCCGTGAGGTCTCCGGGGCCGACACGCGGTTGCGCTAG
- a CDS encoding DUF1214 domain-containing protein, whose amino-acid sequence MRILDLAYILALGAGLGLGSAHWAVAGRPALGKVEVGAWTAWPRSGGRDIDPYMRAYLARGVHLPLGSGEGLELIAERDDDGQLLDGRCRYRLSGTTPTTRGWTLGVTDSDGLPFRLPLERASFTDSEIVRPEDGQLSIAAAATPVAGNWLPLPASGRFQFRLRLYDTPISSQTGETRATNLPRIARLDCR is encoded by the coding sequence GTGCGGATTCTCGATCTCGCCTATATCCTGGCGCTCGGAGCCGGGCTCGGCCTTGGCTCCGCACATTGGGCCGTGGCCGGCCGGCCCGCTCTCGGCAAGGTCGAGGTCGGGGCCTGGACGGCCTGGCCGCGCAGCGGCGGGCGCGACATCGACCCCTATATGCGCGCCTATCTCGCCCGCGGCGTCCATCTGCCGCTGGGTTCCGGCGAAGGCCTCGAGCTCATCGCCGAGCGCGACGATGACGGACAGTTGCTCGATGGGCGCTGCCGCTACCGGTTGTCCGGCACCACGCCGACGACGCGCGGCTGGACGCTCGGCGTCACCGATAGCGACGGGCTGCCGTTCCGACTGCCGCTGGAACGCGCGAGCTTCACGGATTCCGAGATCGTCCGCCCCGAGGACGGGCAATTATCGATCGCGGCGGCTGCAACGCCCGTGGCAGGCAACTGGCTTCCCCTGCCGGCGAGCGGGCGCTTCCAGTTCCGCTTACGCCTTTACGACACCCCGATCTCCAGCCAGACCGGCGAGACGCGCGCCACCAACCTGCCCCGCATCGCACGCCTCGACTGCCGATGA
- a CDS encoding DUF2336 domain-containing protein: MPARISQELADLARLARNGDLGLSQVSLRVKADLLMSTPQPPREDLAAFSEMAVALIPTIDEPTALILARKLAGWRHTPIAVLTMLAARGGAVLIEMLRHGMPLSPAELERLAETGDTAIRGALAARKDLTNTAVLLLVSEADRVIDLALIDNREAPLPRAAVDTLIARSQADAAYQLGLLAREDLSNLELAPLFLRAGSERRLAILESLMAREALHPGERRPAVGSAAFADWLTLAGDDRASAFAAVAGHLGGGAPFAAAIAGDASRDLAALSLIASGVRVEDATRFLIRLGDETAHSVERIFALVDLMRLVKPSIAFRLAMLIAGVQPVSAPQRKGQYQPAMDPSGTPARPGAARPDAQPGLSEVLGRIGARRERG, translated from the coding sequence ATGCCTGCCCGTATATCCCAGGAACTCGCCGACCTTGCCCGCCTCGCCCGCAACGGTGACCTCGGCCTCAGTCAGGTCTCGCTGCGGGTGAAGGCCGATCTGCTGATGTCGACCCCGCAGCCGCCGCGGGAGGATCTCGCCGCCTTCAGCGAGATGGCTGTGGCACTGATTCCGACCATCGACGAGCCGACAGCGTTGATCCTGGCGCGCAAGCTTGCAGGTTGGCGGCATACCCCGATCGCGGTGCTGACAATGCTGGCCGCGCGCGGCGGCGCCGTGCTGATCGAGATGCTGCGTCACGGCATGCCGCTCTCGCCTGCCGAGCTCGAACGGCTTGCCGAGACCGGTGATACAGCGATCCGCGGCGCCCTCGCCGCCCGCAAGGACCTCACCAACACCGCAGTCCTGCTGCTGGTCTCCGAAGCCGACCGCGTTATCGACCTCGCGCTGATCGACAATCGCGAGGCGCCGCTGCCTCGCGCCGCCGTCGATACTCTGATCGCCCGCTCACAGGCCGATGCGGCCTATCAGCTCGGCCTTCTGGCGCGAGAAGATCTGTCCAATCTCGAACTCGCACCGCTCTTCCTGCGCGCGGGATCTGAGCGCCGCCTCGCCATCCTCGAATCGCTGATGGCGCGCGAGGCCCTGCATCCGGGCGAGCGGCGGCCGGCCGTGGGAAGCGCGGCCTTTGCCGACTGGCTCACACTGGCCGGCGACGACCGCGCGAGCGCGTTCGCGGCGGTCGCCGGGCATCTCGGCGGCGGCGCGCCGTTCGCCGCTGCGATCGCGGGCGATGCCTCACGCGATCTTGCGGCCCTGAGCCTCATTGCCAGCGGCGTGCGCGTCGAAGACGCAACGCGCTTCCTGATCCGCCTCGGCGACGAGACGGCGCATTCGGTCGAACGGATCTTCGCACTGGTCGATCTGATGCGCCTGGTCAAGCCATCGATCGCGTTCCGGCTGGCGATGCTGATCGCCGGCGTGCAGCCCGTGTCCGCTCCTCAGCGCAAAGGCCAGTACCAGCCGGCGATGGACCCGAGCGGAACGCCGGCCCGGCCCGGCGCGGCCCGGCCGGATGCTCAGCCCGGTCTCTCCGAGGTTCTCGGCCGGATCGGCGCAAGGCGCGAGCGGGGCTGA
- a CDS encoding DUF1491 family protein has product MARLTSDFWVSAYLRQAAFDGLVAVLRRRGAREAGAIFVKLDRLDGTAALYGPAPQSLAEDDGERRFQLLIDADPLTVEDRVDKELRFDSDLWLVEIENRVGDPRLKLAEG; this is encoded by the coding sequence ATGGCGCGTCTGACCAGCGATTTCTGGGTCTCGGCCTATCTCCGCCAGGCCGCTTTTGATGGGCTCGTTGCCGTGCTGCGCCGCCGCGGCGCGCGCGAGGCCGGCGCGATCTTCGTCAAGCTCGATCGCCTCGACGGCACGGCCGCACTCTATGGCCCGGCGCCGCAATCATTGGCCGAGGATGATGGCGAGCGCCGCTTCCAGCTCCTGATCGATGCCGATCCGCTCACGGTCGAGGATCGGGTCGATAAGGAACTGCGCTTCGACAGCGATCTCTGGCTGGTCGAGATCGAGAACCGGGTCGGCGATCCGCGCCTCAAGCTTGCCGAGGGCTAG
- a CDS encoding PAS domain-containing sensor histidine kinase, whose protein sequence is MVITALRTQAAALVHVSVRSDPAERLRHERFVLSRLLVGGGVLSLAPAYLAWRGALGAFEAVMVVAAALPVLAVVLLSRTGRLDIAHLISSAALSLFIVALAAATGGLSSPLLLWLVVVPVEAALFGSRDFVLRAGWMAVAALAAVIGLQHLGFLAGPAVWTSEAMSMLVIVALAQVLVATAVLLRRRDVEERAHRAADTRAQLLLDHVGDLVTWHDASGAVVFANAAARALAGAEPRELLGRGLLDRVHVADRPLFLKALSDAAHGGGSATACFRTLFVPREGENRRPVSLWLEMQAYRTAEAEAKDGTAVVCVMRDVTARRAAEDERDRGHAEALRANDVKAQFLATVSHELRTPLNAIIGFSEMLGAEENGWIDAAKRLEYARIIHASGHHLLDVVNTLLDISKIESGAMAIERDPLDLAELARDCCTLMALRAQNGGVALERVAGPALPAIEGDRRALKQVVLNLLSNAIKFTPAGGRVVLAIVRDGDMIDLSVSDTGIGIAAADLPRLGDPFFQVKGAYDRNHEGTGLGLSVVRGLVGLHGGRMTVESALGVGTRVSIRLPVGCAEGVEPLAKIVTFARAPRKGLETKEPLRLTA, encoded by the coding sequence ATGGTGATCACAGCACTGAGGACACAGGCGGCGGCACTGGTGCATGTATCGGTGCGGTCGGACCCGGCTGAGCGTTTGCGCCATGAGCGCTTCGTTCTGTCGCGTCTGCTCGTCGGGGGTGGTGTACTCAGTCTCGCCCCAGCCTATCTTGCCTGGCGCGGAGCGCTCGGCGCTTTCGAGGCGGTCATGGTTGTCGCCGCAGCTCTTCCCGTCCTGGCCGTCGTGCTGCTCTCCCGCACCGGCCGGCTCGACATCGCGCATCTGATCTCGTCGGCAGCCCTGTCGCTCTTCATCGTTGCGCTCGCCGCCGCGACGGGCGGCCTGTCATCGCCGTTGCTGCTGTGGCTCGTCGTCGTTCCGGTCGAGGCGGCCCTTTTTGGTTCGCGTGACTTCGTCCTGAGGGCGGGCTGGATGGCTGTTGCGGCTTTGGCGGCCGTCATCGGCCTGCAACATCTCGGCTTCCTGGCCGGACCGGCAGTCTGGACGAGCGAAGCGATGTCGATGCTCGTCATCGTGGCCCTGGCGCAGGTGCTGGTCGCCACCGCCGTCCTCCTGCGTCGGCGCGATGTCGAGGAACGCGCGCACCGCGCGGCGGATACGCGGGCACAGCTCCTTCTCGATCATGTCGGCGATCTGGTGACCTGGCATGACGCCAGCGGCGCGGTCGTCTTCGCTAACGCCGCGGCGCGCGCGCTCGCCGGCGCCGAGCCGCGCGAACTGCTCGGGCGCGGCCTGCTTGATCGCGTCCATGTCGCGGACCGTCCGCTCTTCCTGAAGGCGCTGAGCGATGCCGCCCATGGTGGCGGTTCCGCCACGGCCTGCTTCCGCACGCTCTTCGTCCCCCGGGAAGGGGAGAACCGCCGGCCGGTGTCGCTCTGGCTGGAAATGCAGGCCTATCGCACAGCGGAGGCCGAGGCGAAGGATGGAACCGCCGTGGTCTGCGTGATGCGCGACGTCACGGCGCGCCGGGCCGCCGAGGACGAGCGCGATCGCGGCCATGCCGAGGCCTTGCGCGCGAACGACGTCAAGGCGCAGTTCCTGGCGACGGTCAGTCACGAGCTGCGGACGCCGCTGAACGCCATCATCGGCTTTTCCGAGATGCTGGGCGCCGAGGAGAACGGCTGGATCGATGCGGCCAAGCGGCTCGAATACGCCCGGATCATCCATGCCTCCGGCCACCATTTGCTCGATGTCGTCAACACCCTGCTCGACATCTCGAAGATCGAGAGCGGGGCGATGGCGATCGAGCGCGACCCGCTCGATCTCGCTGAACTCGCCCGCGACTGCTGCACACTGATGGCGCTGCGCGCCCAAAACGGCGGCGTTGCGCTCGAGCGTGTCGCCGGCCCGGCTCTTCCGGCGATCGAGGGCGACAGGCGTGCGCTGAAGCAGGTCGTGCTGAACCTGCTGTCCAACGCGATCAAGTTCACGCCGGCAGGCGGGCGCGTCGTACTGGCCATCGTCCGCGATGGCGATATGATCGACCTCTCCGTTTCCGACACCGGCATCGGCATTGCGGCTGCGGACCTGCCGCGGCTGGGCGACCCCTTCTTCCAGGTCAAGGGCGCCTATGACCGTAACCATGAGGGCACCGGCCTCGGCCTCTCTGTCGTCCGCGGCCTGGTCGGCCTGCATGGTGGGCGCATGACGGTCGAGAGCGCGCTCGGCGTCGGCACGCGGGTCTCGATCCGGCTGCCGGTCGGCTGCGCTGAGGGCGTCGAGCCGTTGGCCAAGATCGTCACTTTCGCACGGGCTCCGCGCAAGGGGCTCGAAACCAAAGAACCACTCCGTCTGACTGCCTGA